From the Rhinoderma darwinii isolate aRhiDar2 chromosome 12, aRhiDar2.hap1, whole genome shotgun sequence genome, one window contains:
- the LOC142664646 gene encoding mitotic checkpoint serine/threonine-protein kinase BUB1 beta-like isoform X1: protein MLLCFLYNHVQSMAQDGDEWELSKENVQPLRHGRDMSTLQEVLSQQVHANHNAILQRKQAFELELHFYTGDDPLDVWDRYIKWAEQAYPQGGKESNLSPLLERAVRIFHQEQKYYGDLRYLNICLKFVSSAK, encoded by the exons ATGCTTTTGTGCTTCCTTTACAATCACGTG CAGAGTATGGCACAGGACGGAGATGAGTGGGAACTCAGTAAGGAAAATGTTCAACCTCTTCGACATGGGAGGGATATGTCGACTCTGCAGGAGGTTCTCTCCCAGCAAGTCCATGCCAACCATAATGCCATCCTGCAAAGGAAACA ggcctTTGAATTGGAACTTCACTTTTACACTGGAGATGATCCTTTGGATGTTTGGGACCG GTATATAAAATGGGCAGAACAAGCATATCCCCAGGGAGGTAAAGAGAGCAACTTGTCTCCACTGCTAGAGAGAGCGGTCAGGATATTCCACCAAGAGCAGAAGTATTATGGAGATCTGCGCTATCTCAATATTTGCCTCAAGTTTGTAAGTTCAGCAAAATAA
- the LOC142664646 gene encoding mitotic checkpoint serine/threonine-protein kinase BUB1 beta-like isoform X2 produces MAQDGDEWELSKENVQPLRHGRDMSTLQEVLSQQVHANHNAILQRKQAFELELHFYTGDDPLDVWDRYIKWAEQAYPQGGKESNLSPLLERAVRIFHQEQKYYGDLRYLNICLKFVSSAK; encoded by the exons ATGGCACAGGACGGAGATGAGTGGGAACTCAGTAAGGAAAATGTTCAACCTCTTCGACATGGGAGGGATATGTCGACTCTGCAGGAGGTTCTCTCCCAGCAAGTCCATGCCAACCATAATGCCATCCTGCAAAGGAAACA ggcctTTGAATTGGAACTTCACTTTTACACTGGAGATGATCCTTTGGATGTTTGGGACCG GTATATAAAATGGGCAGAACAAGCATATCCCCAGGGAGGTAAAGAGAGCAACTTGTCTCCACTGCTAGAGAGAGCGGTCAGGATATTCCACCAAGAGCAGAAGTATTATGGAGATCTGCGCTATCTCAATATTTGCCTCAAGTTTGTAAGTTCAGCAAAATAA